In one Dehalogenimonas formicexedens genomic region, the following are encoded:
- a CDS encoding methionine synthase has translation MPNTEFNLMPTIIGSMPHRDPVAACKLISRYLTELPAWPQLPMRSSRELMTAQYAEGFPGVSITEEGVSASHPEGWDHELEELYGAYITGDAAKYAISQDAAAGFYAFQTNHPEHPMGVKGQVEGPVSWGLSVKDELDTPVVYDEVLAEAAAKLLSLKVTWQEALLREISPRTVMFIDEPALTSYGSAYLPLSKEKIQSLLTEVLGAVKGIKGVHCCGNTDWTLLTDTSTDIISFDAYNYANSLALYPAEIRQFVQRGGAIAWGIMPNTIKGVEEETASSLKDRLEEAIAPFTREGLDFRTILRQSLITPSCGMAYMSEDAAEKLFETMVELTAKMRSRYL, from the coding sequence GTGCCCAACACCGAATTCAATTTAATGCCGACGATCATCGGCAGCATGCCCCACCGGGATCCGGTAGCCGCCTGCAAGCTTATTTCACGCTATCTGACTGAGCTGCCCGCCTGGCCGCAGTTGCCGATGCGCAGCTCCCGGGAGTTGATGACCGCGCAGTACGCCGAGGGTTTTCCCGGGGTATCGATCACTGAAGAGGGCGTTTCGGCGAGCCACCCCGAAGGCTGGGATCATGAATTGGAAGAACTTTACGGCGCCTATATCACCGGAGACGCGGCTAAATACGCTATCAGCCAAGACGCCGCCGCCGGTTTCTACGCCTTCCAGACGAATCACCCAGAACATCCAATGGGCGTCAAGGGGCAAGTCGAAGGACCTGTCAGCTGGGGCCTCTCGGTCAAAGACGAACTCGACACCCCGGTCGTCTACGATGAGGTGCTGGCGGAAGCCGCCGCCAAGCTGCTTTCTTTGAAAGTGACATGGCAGGAGGCGCTGCTCCGGGAGATATCGCCGCGAACCGTCATGTTCATCGACGAACCGGCGCTCACCAGCTACGGCTCCGCCTACCTGCCGCTCTCGAAGGAGAAGATCCAATCGCTTCTCACCGAAGTGCTGGGTGCGGTCAAGGGCATCAAAGGCGTCCATTGCTGCGGCAATACCGACTGGACGCTGCTGACCGACACTTCGACCGATATCATCAGTTTCGACGCCTACAACTATGCCAACTCGTTGGCACTGTATCCGGCAGAAATCCGGCAATTCGTGCAACGGGGCGGGGCGATAGCGTGGGGCATCATGCCCAATACCATCAAGGGCGTGGAAGAAGAAACGGCATCGAGCCTCAAGGATCGTCTTGAGGAGGCCATCGCCCCGTTCACCCGGGAAGGTTTGGATTTCCGGACTATACTGCGCCAGAGCCTGATCACTCCCAGTTGCGGCATGGCCTACATGAGCGAGGACGCCGCCGAAAAACTGTTTGAAACAATGGTTGAACTCACCGCCAAAATGAGAAGCCGTTACCTTTAG